A portion of the Symphalangus syndactylus isolate Jambi chromosome 13, NHGRI_mSymSyn1-v2.1_pri, whole genome shotgun sequence genome contains these proteins:
- the ARHGAP33 gene encoding rho GTPase-activating protein 33 isoform X4 encodes MLQAQRESAPILPWGTSWAGGVQTLRARSTDSLDGPGEGSVQPLPTAGGPSVKGKPGKRLSAPRGPFPRLADCAHFHYENVDFGHIQLLLSPDREGPSLSGENELVFGVQVTCQGRSWPVLRSYDDFRSLDAHLHRCIFDRRFSCLPELPPPPEGARAAQMLVPLLLQYLETLSGLVDSNLNCGPVLTWMELDNHGRRLLLSEEASLNIPAVAAAHVIKRYTAQAPDELSFEVGDIVSVIDMPPTEDRSWWRGKRGFQVGFFPSECVELFTERPGPGLKADADGPPCGIPAPQGISSLTSAVPRPRGKLAGLLRTFMRSRPSRQRLRQRGILRQRVFGCDLGEHLSNSGQDVPQVLRCCSEFIEAHGVVDGIYRLSGVSSNIQRLRHEFDSERIPELSGPAFLQDIHSVSSLCKLYFRELPNPLLTYQLYGKFSEAMSVPREEERLVRVHDVIQQLPPPHYRTLEYLLRHLARMARHSANTSMHARNLAIVWAPNLLRSMELESVGMGGAAAFREVRVQSVVVEFLLTHVDVLFSDTFTSAGLDPAGRCLLPRPKSLAGSCPSTRLLTLEEAQARTQGRLGTPTEPTTPKAPASPAERRKGERGEKQRKPGGSSWKTFFALGRGPSVPRKKPLPWLGGTRAPPQPSGSRPDTVTLRSAKSEESLSSQASGAGLQRLHRLRRPHSSSDAFPVGPAPAGSCESLSSSSSSESSSSGSSSSSSESSAAGLGALSGSPSHRTSAWLDDGDELDFSPPRCLEGLRGLDFDPLTFRCSSPTPGDPAPPASPAPPAPASAFPPRVTPQAISPRGPTSPASPAALDISEPLAVSVPPAVLELLGAGGAPASATPTPALSPGRSLRPHLIPLLLRGAEAPLTDACQQEMCSKLRGAQGPLGPDMESPLPPPPLSLLRPGGAPPPPPKNPARLMALALAERAQQVAEQQSQQECGGTPPAPQSPFRRSLSLEVGGEPLGTSGSGPPPNSLAHPGAWVPGPPPYLPRQQSDGSLLRSQRPMGTSRRGLRGPAQVSAQLRAGGGGRDAPEAAAQSPCSVPSQVPTPGFFSPAPRECLPPFLGVPKPGLYPLGPPSFQPSSPAPVWRSSLGPPAPLDRGENLYYEIGASEGSPYSGPTRSWSPFRSMPPDRLNASYGMLGQSPPLHRSPDFLLSYPPAPSCFPPDHLGYSAPQHPARRPTPPEPLYVNLALGPRGPSPASSSSSSPPAHPRSRSDPGPPVPRLPQKQRAPWGPRTPHRVPGPWGPPEPLLLYRAAPPAYGRGGELHRGSLYRNGGQRGEGAGPPPPYPTPSWSLHSEGQTRSYC; translated from the exons ATGCTCCAGGCACAGAGAGAGTCAGCTCCCATCCTGCCTTGGGGAACCTCATGGGCTGGAGGGGTACAGACCCTGAGG GCACGCAGCACTGACAGCCTGGATGGCCCAGGGGAGGGCTCGGTGCAGCCCCTACCCACCGCTGGGGGGCCCAGTGTGAAGGGGAAGCCTGGGAAGAG gctctcAGCTCCTCGAGGCCCCTTCCCGCGGCTGGCTGACTGCGCCCATTTCCACTACGAGAACGTCGACTTTGGCCACATTCAG CTCCTGCTGTCTCCAGATCGTGAAGGGCCCAGCCTCTCTGGAGAGAATGAGCTGGTGTTCGGGGTGCAGGTGACCTGTCAG GGCCGTTCCTGGCCGGTTCTCCGGAGTTACGATGATTTTCGTTCCCTGGATGCCCACCTCCACCGGTGCATATTTGACCGGAGGTTCTCCTGCCTTCCGGAGCTTCCCCCGCCCCCTGAGGGTGCCAGGGCTGCCCAG ATGCTGGTACCACTGCTGCTGCAGTACCTGGAGACCCTGTCAGGACTGGTGGACAGTAACCTCAACTGCGGACCTGTGCTCACCTGGATGGAG CTGGACAACCACGGACGGCGACTGCTCCTCAGTGAGGAGGCATCGCTCAATATCCCTGCAGTGGCGGCCGCCCACGTGATCAAACGGTACACAGCCCAGGCGCCAGATGAGCTGTCCTTTGAG GTGGGAGACATTGTCTCGGTGATTGACATGCCGCCCACGGAGGATCGGAGCTGGTGGCGGGGCAAGCGAGGCTTCCAG GTCGGGTTCTTCCCCAGTGAGTGTGTGGAACTCTTCACGGAGCGGCCAGGTCCGGGCCTGAAGGCGG ATGCCGATGGCCCCCCATGTGGCATCCCGGCTCCCCAGGGTATCTCgtctctgacctcag CTGTGCCACGGCCTCGTGGGAAGCTGGCCGGCCTGCTCCGCACCTTTATGCGCTCCCGCCCTTCTCGGCAGCGGCTGCGGCAGCGGGGAATCCTGCGACAGAGGGTGTTTGGCTGCGATCTTGGCGAGCACCTCAGCAACTCAGGCCAGGATG TGCCCCAGGTGCTGCGCTGCTGCTCTGAGTTCATTGAGGCCCACGGGGTGGTGGATGGGATCTACCGGCTCTCAGGCGTGTCTTCCAACATCCAGAGGCTTCG GCACGAGTTTGACAGTGAGAGGATCCCGGAGCTGTCTGGCCCTGCCTTCCTGCAGGACATCCACAGCGTGTCCTCCCTCTGCAAGCTCTACTTCCGAGAGCTTCCGAACCCTCTGCTCACCTACCAGCTCTATGGGAAGTTCAGT GAGGCCATGTCAGTGCCTAGGGAGGAGGAGCGTCTGGTGCGGGTGCACGATGTCATCCAGCAGCTGCCCCCACCACATTACAG GACCCTGGAGTACCTGCTGAGGCACCTGGCCCGCATGGCGAGACACAGTGCCAACACCAGCATGCATGCCCGCAACCTGGCCATTGTCTGGGCACCCAACCTGCTACG GTCCATGGAGCTGGAGTCAGTGGGAATGGGTGGCGCGGCGGCGTTCCGGGAAGTTCGGGTGCAGTCGGTGGTGGTGGAGTTTCTGCTCACCCATGTGGACGTCCTGTTCAGCGACACCTTCACCTCCGCCGGCCTCGACCCTGCAG GCCGCTGCCTGCTCCCCAGGCCCAAGTCCCTTGCGGGCAGCTGCCCCTCCACCCGCCTGCTGACGCTGGAGGAAGCCCAGGCACGCACTCAGGGCCGGCTGGGGACGCCCACGGAGCCCACAACTCCCAAGGCCCCGGCCTCACCTGCGGAAAG GAGGAAAGGGGAGCGAGGGGAGAAACAGCGGAAGCCAGGGGGCAGCAGCTGGAAGACGTTCTTTGCACTGGGCCGGGGCCCCAGTGTCCCTCGAAAGAAGCCCCTGCCCTGGCTGGGGGGCACCCGTGCCCCACCGCAGCCTTCAG GCAGCAGACCCGACACCGTCACACTGAGATCTGCCAAGAGCGAGGAGTCTCTGTCATCGCAGGCCAGCGGGGCTG GCCTCCAGAGGCTGCACAGGCTGCGGCGACCCCACTCCAGCAGCGACGCTTTCCCTGTGGGCCCAGCACCTGCTGGCTCCTGCGAGAGCCTgtcctcgtcctcctcctccgAGTCCTCCTCCTCCGGGTCCTCCTCTTCATCCTCTGAGTCCTCAGCAGCTGGGCTGGGGGCACTCTCTGGGTCTCCCTCACACCGTACCTCAGCCTGGCTAGATGATGGTGATGAGCTGGACTTCAGCCCACCCCGCTGCCTGGAGGGACTCCGAGGGCTGGACTTTGATCCCTTAACCTTCCGCTGCAGCAGCCCCACCCCAGGGGATCCCGCACCTCCCGCCAGCCCAGCACCCCCcgcccctgcctctgccttcccacCCAGGGTGACCCCCCAGGCCATCTCGCCCAGAGGGCCCACCAGCCCCGCCTCGCCTGCTGCCCTAGACATCTCAGAGCCCCTGGCTGTATCAGTGCCACCTGCTGTCCTAGaactgctgggggctgggggagcacctgcctcagccaccccaacACCAGCTCTCAGCCCCGGCCGGAGCCTGCGCCCCCATCTCATACCCCTGCTGCTACGTGGAGCCGAGGCCCCGCTGACTGACGCCTGCCAGCAGGAGATGTGCAGCAAGCTCCGGGGAGCCCAGGGCCCACTCG GTCCTGATATGGAGTCACCATTGCCACCCCCTCCCCTGTCTCTCCTGCGCCCTGGGGgtgccccacccccgccccctaaGAACCCAGCACGCCtcatggccctggccctggctgaGCGGGCTCAGCAGGTGGCCGAGCAACAGAGCCAGCAGGAGTGTGGGGGCACCCCACCTGCTCCCCAATCCCCCTTCCGCCGCTCGCTGTCTCTGGAGGTGGGCGGGGAGCCCCTGGGGACCTCAGGGAGTGGGCCACCTCCCAACTCCCTAGCCCACCCGGGTGCCTGGGTCCCGGGACCCCCACCCTACTTACCAAGGCAACAAAGTGATGGGAGTCTGCTGAGGAGCCAGCGGCCCATGGGGACCTCAAGGAGGGGACTCCGAGGCCCTGCCCAGGTCAGTGCCCAGCTCAGGGcaggtggtgggggcagggatgCGCCAGAGGCAGCAGCCCAGTCCCCATGTTCTGTCCCCTCACAGGTTCCTACCCCCGGCTtcttctccccagcccccagggaGTGCCTGCCACCCTTCCTCGGGGTCCCCAAGCCAGGCTTGTACCCCCTGGGCCCCCCATCCTTCCAGCCCAGTTCCCCAGCCCCGGTCTGGAGGAGCTCCCTGGGCCCCCCTGCACCACTCGACAGGGGAGAGAACCTGTACTATGAGATCGGGGCAAGTGAGGGGTCCCCCTATTCCGGCCCCACCCGCTCCTGGAGTCCCTTTCGCTCCATGCCCCCTGACAGGCTCAATGCCTCCTACGGCATGCTTGGCCAATCGCCCCCACTCCACAGGTCCCCCGACTTCCTGCTCAGCTACCCGCCAGCCCCCTCCTGCTTTCCCCCTGACCACCTTGGCTACTCAGCCCCCCAGCACCCTGCTCGGCGCCCCACACCGCCTGAGCCCCTCTATGTCAACCTAGCCCTAGGGCCCAGGGGTCCCtcacctgcctcttcctcctcctcttcccctcctgcCCACCCCCGAAGCCGTTCAGATCCCGGTCCCCCAGTCCCCCGCCTTCCCCAGAAACAACGGGCACCCTGGGGCCCCCGTACCCCTCATAGGGTGCCGGGTCCCTGGGGCCCCCCTGAGCCTCTCCTGCTCTACAGGGCAGCCCCGCCAGCCTACGGAAGGGGGGGCGAGCTCCACCGAGGGTCCTTGTACAGAAATGGAGGGCAAAGAGGGGAGGGGGCTGGTCCCCCACCCCCTTACCCCACTCCCAGCTGGTCACTCCACTCTGAGGGCCAGACCCGAAGCTACTGCTGA
- the ARHGAP33 gene encoding rho GTPase-activating protein 33 isoform X9 translates to MLQAQRESAPILPWGTSWAGGVQTLRARSTDSLDGPGEGSVQPLPTAGGPSVKGKPGKRLSAPRGPFPRLADCAHFHYENVDFGHIQLLLSPDREGPSLSGENELVFGVQVTCQGRSWPVLRSYDDFRSLDAHLHRCIFDRRFSCLPELPPPPEGARAAQMLVPLLLQYLETLSGLVDSNLNCGPVLTWMELDNHGRRLLLSEEASLNIPAVAAAHVIKRYTAQAPDELSFEVGDIVSVIDMPPTEDRSWWRGKRGFQVGFFPSECVELFTERPGPGLKAADADGPPCGIPAPQGISSLTSAVPRPRGKLAGLLRTFMRSRPSRQRLRQRGILRQRVFGCDLGEHLSNSGQDVPQVLRCCSEFIEAHGVVDGIYRLSGVSSNIQRLRHEFDSERIPELSGPAFLQDIHSVSSLCKLYFRELPNPLLTYQLYGKFSEAMSVPREEERLVRVHDVIQQLPPPHYRTLEYLLRHLARMARHSANTSMHARNLAIVWAPNLLRSMELESVGMGGAAAFREVRVQSVVVEFLLTHVDVLFSDTFTSAGLDPAGRCLLPRPKSLAGSCPSTRLLTLEEAQARTQGRLGTPTEPTTPKAPASPAERRKGERGEKQRKPGGSSWKTFFALGRGPSVPRKKPLPWLGGTRAPPQPSGSRPDTVTLRSAKSEESLSSQASGAGLQRLHRLRRPHSSSDAFPVGPAPAGSCESLSSSSSSESSSSGSSSSSSESSAAGLGALSGSPSHRTSAWLDDGDELDFSPPRCLEGLRGLDFDPLTFRCSSPTPGDPAPPASPAPPAPASAFPPRVTPQAISPRGPTSPASPAALDISEPLAVSVPPAVLELLGAGGAPASATPTPALSPGRSLRPHLIPLLLRGAEAPLTDACQQEMCSKLRGAQGPLGPDMESPLPPPPLSLLRPGGAPPPPPKNPARLMALALAERAQQVAEQQSQQECGGTPPAPQSPFRRSLSLEVGGEPLGTSGSGPPPNSLAHPGAWVPGPPPYLPRQQSDGSLLRSQRPMGTSRRGLRGPAQVPTPGFFSPAPRECLPPFLGVPKPGLYPLGPPSFQPSSPAPVWRSSLGPPAPLDRGENLYYEIGASEGSPYSGPTRSWSPFRSMPPDRLNASYGMLGQSPPLHRSPDFLLSYPPAPSCFPPDHLGYSAPQHPARRPTPPEPLYVNLALGPRGPSPASSSSSSPPAHPRSRSDPGPPVPRLPQKQRAPWGPRTPHRVPGPWGPPEPLLLYRAAPPAYGRGGELHRGSLYRNGGQRGEGAGPPPPYPTPSWSLHSEGQTRSYC, encoded by the exons ATGCTCCAGGCACAGAGAGAGTCAGCTCCCATCCTGCCTTGGGGAACCTCATGGGCTGGAGGGGTACAGACCCTGAGG GCACGCAGCACTGACAGCCTGGATGGCCCAGGGGAGGGCTCGGTGCAGCCCCTACCCACCGCTGGGGGGCCCAGTGTGAAGGGGAAGCCTGGGAAGAG gctctcAGCTCCTCGAGGCCCCTTCCCGCGGCTGGCTGACTGCGCCCATTTCCACTACGAGAACGTCGACTTTGGCCACATTCAG CTCCTGCTGTCTCCAGATCGTGAAGGGCCCAGCCTCTCTGGAGAGAATGAGCTGGTGTTCGGGGTGCAGGTGACCTGTCAG GGCCGTTCCTGGCCGGTTCTCCGGAGTTACGATGATTTTCGTTCCCTGGATGCCCACCTCCACCGGTGCATATTTGACCGGAGGTTCTCCTGCCTTCCGGAGCTTCCCCCGCCCCCTGAGGGTGCCAGGGCTGCCCAG ATGCTGGTACCACTGCTGCTGCAGTACCTGGAGACCCTGTCAGGACTGGTGGACAGTAACCTCAACTGCGGACCTGTGCTCACCTGGATGGAG CTGGACAACCACGGACGGCGACTGCTCCTCAGTGAGGAGGCATCGCTCAATATCCCTGCAGTGGCGGCCGCCCACGTGATCAAACGGTACACAGCCCAGGCGCCAGATGAGCTGTCCTTTGAG GTGGGAGACATTGTCTCGGTGATTGACATGCCGCCCACGGAGGATCGGAGCTGGTGGCGGGGCAAGCGAGGCTTCCAG GTCGGGTTCTTCCCCAGTGAGTGTGTGGAACTCTTCACGGAGCGGCCAGGTCCGGGCCTGAAGGCGG CAGATGCCGATGGCCCCCCATGTGGCATCCCGGCTCCCCAGGGTATCTCgtctctgacctcag CTGTGCCACGGCCTCGTGGGAAGCTGGCCGGCCTGCTCCGCACCTTTATGCGCTCCCGCCCTTCTCGGCAGCGGCTGCGGCAGCGGGGAATCCTGCGACAGAGGGTGTTTGGCTGCGATCTTGGCGAGCACCTCAGCAACTCAGGCCAGGATG TGCCCCAGGTGCTGCGCTGCTGCTCTGAGTTCATTGAGGCCCACGGGGTGGTGGATGGGATCTACCGGCTCTCAGGCGTGTCTTCCAACATCCAGAGGCTTCG GCACGAGTTTGACAGTGAGAGGATCCCGGAGCTGTCTGGCCCTGCCTTCCTGCAGGACATCCACAGCGTGTCCTCCCTCTGCAAGCTCTACTTCCGAGAGCTTCCGAACCCTCTGCTCACCTACCAGCTCTATGGGAAGTTCAGT GAGGCCATGTCAGTGCCTAGGGAGGAGGAGCGTCTGGTGCGGGTGCACGATGTCATCCAGCAGCTGCCCCCACCACATTACAG GACCCTGGAGTACCTGCTGAGGCACCTGGCCCGCATGGCGAGACACAGTGCCAACACCAGCATGCATGCCCGCAACCTGGCCATTGTCTGGGCACCCAACCTGCTACG GTCCATGGAGCTGGAGTCAGTGGGAATGGGTGGCGCGGCGGCGTTCCGGGAAGTTCGGGTGCAGTCGGTGGTGGTGGAGTTTCTGCTCACCCATGTGGACGTCCTGTTCAGCGACACCTTCACCTCCGCCGGCCTCGACCCTGCAG GCCGCTGCCTGCTCCCCAGGCCCAAGTCCCTTGCGGGCAGCTGCCCCTCCACCCGCCTGCTGACGCTGGAGGAAGCCCAGGCACGCACTCAGGGCCGGCTGGGGACGCCCACGGAGCCCACAACTCCCAAGGCCCCGGCCTCACCTGCGGAAAG GAGGAAAGGGGAGCGAGGGGAGAAACAGCGGAAGCCAGGGGGCAGCAGCTGGAAGACGTTCTTTGCACTGGGCCGGGGCCCCAGTGTCCCTCGAAAGAAGCCCCTGCCCTGGCTGGGGGGCACCCGTGCCCCACCGCAGCCTTCAG GCAGCAGACCCGACACCGTCACACTGAGATCTGCCAAGAGCGAGGAGTCTCTGTCATCGCAGGCCAGCGGGGCTG GCCTCCAGAGGCTGCACAGGCTGCGGCGACCCCACTCCAGCAGCGACGCTTTCCCTGTGGGCCCAGCACCTGCTGGCTCCTGCGAGAGCCTgtcctcgtcctcctcctccgAGTCCTCCTCCTCCGGGTCCTCCTCTTCATCCTCTGAGTCCTCAGCAGCTGGGCTGGGGGCACTCTCTGGGTCTCCCTCACACCGTACCTCAGCCTGGCTAGATGATGGTGATGAGCTGGACTTCAGCCCACCCCGCTGCCTGGAGGGACTCCGAGGGCTGGACTTTGATCCCTTAACCTTCCGCTGCAGCAGCCCCACCCCAGGGGATCCCGCACCTCCCGCCAGCCCAGCACCCCCcgcccctgcctctgccttcccacCCAGGGTGACCCCCCAGGCCATCTCGCCCAGAGGGCCCACCAGCCCCGCCTCGCCTGCTGCCCTAGACATCTCAGAGCCCCTGGCTGTATCAGTGCCACCTGCTGTCCTAGaactgctgggggctgggggagcacctgcctcagccaccccaacACCAGCTCTCAGCCCCGGCCGGAGCCTGCGCCCCCATCTCATACCCCTGCTGCTACGTGGAGCCGAGGCCCCGCTGACTGACGCCTGCCAGCAGGAGATGTGCAGCAAGCTCCGGGGAGCCCAGGGCCCACTCG GTCCTGATATGGAGTCACCATTGCCACCCCCTCCCCTGTCTCTCCTGCGCCCTGGGGgtgccccacccccgccccctaaGAACCCAGCACGCCtcatggccctggccctggctgaGCGGGCTCAGCAGGTGGCCGAGCAACAGAGCCAGCAGGAGTGTGGGGGCACCCCACCTGCTCCCCAATCCCCCTTCCGCCGCTCGCTGTCTCTGGAGGTGGGCGGGGAGCCCCTGGGGACCTCAGGGAGTGGGCCACCTCCCAACTCCCTAGCCCACCCGGGTGCCTGGGTCCCGGGACCCCCACCCTACTTACCAAGGCAACAAAGTGATGGGAGTCTGCTGAGGAGCCAGCGGCCCATGGGGACCTCAAGGAGGGGACTCCGAGGCCCTGCCCAG GTTCCTACCCCCGGCTtcttctccccagcccccagggaGTGCCTGCCACCCTTCCTCGGGGTCCCCAAGCCAGGCTTGTACCCCCTGGGCCCCCCATCCTTCCAGCCCAGTTCCCCAGCCCCGGTCTGGAGGAGCTCCCTGGGCCCCCCTGCACCACTCGACAGGGGAGAGAACCTGTACTATGAGATCGGGGCAAGTGAGGGGTCCCCCTATTCCGGCCCCACCCGCTCCTGGAGTCCCTTTCGCTCCATGCCCCCTGACAGGCTCAATGCCTCCTACGGCATGCTTGGCCAATCGCCCCCACTCCACAGGTCCCCCGACTTCCTGCTCAGCTACCCGCCAGCCCCCTCCTGCTTTCCCCCTGACCACCTTGGCTACTCAGCCCCCCAGCACCCTGCTCGGCGCCCCACACCGCCTGAGCCCCTCTATGTCAACCTAGCCCTAGGGCCCAGGGGTCCCtcacctgcctcttcctcctcctcttcccctcctgcCCACCCCCGAAGCCGTTCAGATCCCGGTCCCCCAGTCCCCCGCCTTCCCCAGAAACAACGGGCACCCTGGGGCCCCCGTACCCCTCATAGGGTGCCGGGTCCCTGGGGCCCCCCTGAGCCTCTCCTGCTCTACAGGGCAGCCCCGCCAGCCTACGGAAGGGGGGGCGAGCTCCACCGAGGGTCCTTGTACAGAAATGGAGGGCAAAGAGGGGAGGGGGCTGGTCCCCCACCCCCTTACCCCACTCCCAGCTGGTCACTCCACTCTGAGGGCCAGACCCGAAGCTACTGCTGA